One window of the Thalassoroseus pseudoceratinae genome contains the following:
- a CDS encoding protein-disulfide reductase DsbD family protein, whose product MGPITQDLIRRLQRAGILLLAVALILPLSGPSVSAQEDGESLLDLFNAGNDDGPIKPKSKSKADVSSAIKPVNGSVDDLKAGDQVVLEVTINVPTGGHIYSQNTPKGGPTIFKVSETVGLKAVDEKFTPDHKPKREFNEIFEGDVEEFHKTTTFSRKYEYTGDVPTEDVKLTGAVDYQVCVAGSCRPLNSEIAVTLAGAAPVAGSTGQFENIVKKTGAATVSVKLSPTDAAPGDTVTLSVTVKMPEDRHTYSTTQPPGNAAQATKIDVTSVRNLEPKSDEFTADRKFEIKTIDLGFKEAKQESYEDEVTWSRTYTVQEAAGDDGFGVIGEYDGQVCNESSCVPIGLEFNLGSLDPDAAAVAPTTITSEADESSKTDDSTTSGAELKAKGLVYFIGWAAISGALSLLTPCVFPMIPITVSFFLKQAEKAHHRPATLAMVYSGSIMLTFTVLGLLIAVLFRPAALNAFANSVTLNVVLGLVLVFFGISMLGFFELTVPSWLLTWSSNKESKGGMVGTVFMALTFTLVSFTCTFPVAGTVLVWASKGDYLWPIIGMVVFSGVFSAPFFLLALFPAFLKSMPKSGGWMTNVKVTLGLLEIGAALKFLSTAELSYHTPPTIFTFDTVMMVWFLVAAMTTLYILGIVRFSCDSGSKMLTIPRILIAIPFLLVTWRLGYLMADPEAASNEFDKQVIAFAPPQFGSEDGSEHTVTDDPVASAILENLPGPMVIHEGLVLSPNSEATEALTKTLGPHTFHDGLVYSLDFDTAVAYAKQTGRSLFLDFTGVNCVNCRLMEKRMAEPQNRDLLNEFVRVQLYTDNVPGIADADRKNEILEQNRKLQNDWFGDVSLPAYAVVTPNGETILSKYTGLEREKGDFANFLDEGLTKWRNQADSDVQTASAKADSPR is encoded by the coding sequence ATGGGCCCGATAACTCAAGACCTGATTCGACGATTGCAACGCGCTGGCATTTTGCTGCTGGCTGTCGCACTCATTCTTCCCTTGAGCGGACCGTCGGTGTCGGCACAGGAAGATGGCGAATCGCTGCTGGACTTGTTCAACGCCGGCAACGACGACGGGCCTATCAAACCGAAATCCAAGTCCAAAGCTGACGTAAGTTCGGCAATCAAACCGGTCAACGGGTCGGTTGATGACCTCAAAGCCGGTGATCAAGTCGTTCTGGAAGTGACGATCAACGTTCCGACGGGCGGGCACATTTATTCTCAGAACACCCCCAAAGGTGGCCCGACGATTTTCAAAGTCAGTGAGACCGTTGGACTGAAAGCCGTTGACGAGAAGTTCACACCGGATCACAAACCGAAACGGGAATTCAACGAGATCTTCGAAGGCGATGTCGAGGAGTTCCACAAGACAACAACGTTCTCTCGGAAGTACGAATACACCGGCGACGTGCCGACTGAAGACGTGAAATTGACGGGGGCCGTCGATTATCAAGTTTGTGTGGCGGGAAGTTGCCGACCGCTCAACAGTGAAATCGCCGTGACACTCGCGGGAGCCGCTCCCGTGGCAGGTAGCACAGGGCAGTTCGAGAACATCGTCAAGAAGACTGGTGCGGCGACCGTCTCCGTGAAGTTGTCGCCCACCGATGCAGCACCCGGCGATACGGTGACGCTGTCGGTGACGGTCAAAATGCCAGAGGACCGGCACACGTACTCCACGACGCAACCGCCCGGCAATGCGGCACAGGCGACGAAAATCGATGTCACCTCGGTCCGCAATCTCGAACCCAAATCAGACGAATTCACCGCCGATCGAAAGTTCGAGATCAAAACGATCGATCTTGGCTTCAAAGAGGCAAAACAAGAATCTTACGAAGACGAAGTGACTTGGTCGCGGACCTACACTGTGCAAGAGGCCGCCGGTGACGACGGTTTCGGAGTGATCGGCGAATACGATGGACAGGTTTGCAACGAGAGTTCATGCGTGCCGATCGGTCTGGAATTTAATTTGGGTTCGCTTGACCCCGATGCCGCCGCGGTTGCTCCGACAACGATCACCAGCGAAGCCGACGAATCCAGCAAGACCGACGATTCCACCACTAGTGGTGCGGAACTCAAAGCGAAAGGATTAGTGTACTTCATTGGGTGGGCGGCGATCTCCGGCGCGTTGTCGCTGCTCACGCCATGTGTGTTCCCGATGATTCCGATCACCGTCAGCTTCTTCCTCAAACAAGCGGAGAAGGCACACCATCGCCCGGCGACTTTGGCGATGGTTTATAGCGGTTCCATCATGCTGACGTTCACGGTATTGGGGTTGCTCATTGCTGTCCTCTTCCGACCGGCGGCACTCAATGCGTTTGCGAACAGCGTGACGCTGAACGTGGTGCTCGGTTTGGTGCTGGTGTTCTTCGGCATCAGCATGTTGGGCTTCTTTGAACTGACCGTGCCATCGTGGTTGCTCACGTGGTCGTCAAACAAGGAATCCAAAGGCGGCATGGTCGGGACGGTGTTCATGGCGTTGACCTTTACCCTCGTCTCGTTCACCTGCACATTCCCGGTGGCGGGGACGGTGTTGGTGTGGGCCTCCAAAGGCGATTATCTCTGGCCGATCATTGGGATGGTGGTGTTCTCCGGAGTGTTCTCTGCACCATTTTTCCTACTGGCACTCTTTCCGGCGTTTCTCAAGAGCATGCCCAAGAGTGGCGGTTGGATGACGAATGTCAAAGTCACGCTGGGATTGCTGGAAATCGGAGCGGCGTTGAAGTTCCTCAGCACCGCGGAACTCAGCTACCACACCCCGCCGACCATTTTCACGTTCGATACCGTGATGATGGTCTGGTTCTTGGTGGCAGCTATGACGACGCTTTACATCTTGGGAATTGTGCGGTTCTCCTGTGATTCCGGCAGCAAAATGCTGACGATCCCCCGCATTCTGATCGCTATTCCGTTTTTGCTCGTGACATGGCGACTTGGCTACCTGATGGCCGATCCCGAAGCCGCCAGCAACGAGTTCGACAAGCAAGTCATCGCGTTCGCGCCTCCGCAATTCGGAAGTGAGGACGGTTCGGAACACACCGTGACCGACGATCCGGTCGCATCGGCAATTCTCGAAAATCTTCCCGGTCCGATGGTGATTCACGAAGGGCTCGTGCTGTCACCGAATTCGGAAGCGACCGAAGCACTTACCAAGACGCTCGGTCCGCACACCTTCCACGATGGTTTGGTATATTCCTTGGATTTCGATACTGCCGTTGCCTATGCGAAACAAACCGGGCGATCGCTGTTCTTGGATTTCACCGGCGTCAATTGCGTGAATTGTCGGTTGATGGAAAAACGCATGGCCGAACCGCAGAATCGCGATTTACTCAATGAGTTCGTCCGCGTGCAACTTTATACCGACAATGTTCCCGGCATCGCCGACGCCGATCGCAAGAACGAAATTTTGGAGCAGAATCGCAAGCTGCAAAACGATTGGTTCGGTGATGTGTCGTTGCCGGCGTATGCGGTCGTCACACCGAATGGCGAAACGATTCTCTCCAAATACACTGGGCTGGAACGCGAGAAAGGCGACTTCGCGAACTTCCTCGACGAAGGTCTGACGAAATGGCGAAATCAAGCCGATTCCGACGTTCAAACCGCCAGCGCAAAAGCGGATTCGCCCCGTTAA
- a CDS encoding SH3 domain-containing protein, whose translation MATFPTPSTNPIRGWIAISFVGLLTVSATAQTADAAQKFPYAAVVRVEGAYVRSGPGKSYYPTERLARGVKVTIHRHDPGGWFMVAPPTGSFSWIRAEYVRQTGPKKGQVTADNVVVRVGSSFGDETRNVEQVRLSKGDVVDIIEKKTVESEQGPLALFKIQPPKGEYRWIAGQDVSAANEIVRNEQDRNPFMTPSNARREPTQPTGPTNPNPQPERVANSPDRLMPRDANAGPAPVGEPFQTETLDSPEDGIRRNGPDLQEKLAQKAELQRLDDEFRNMVDRPTKDWQFDQLTESYRQLKKHAVMPAIASQIELRFEALERYEEIKSEYDNLMKLTSETRKRDAELLSLQKKNGGEKPLSETLPTLEMKPEAPAESSESRDPFAQPPSNPAPPSPASSQGTPKDKTPDAQGWMPSGSADEKADRPTPPPSPQPSRPVPNPAPGPNPNPVPNPGPTDAPQFDGAGIVQRTPAVLQNFPRHVLITPKGRVLAYLQATPGMNLDRFVGHAYGLHGKRFYRDDLRTDLIIVEKLTPVRLAP comes from the coding sequence ATGGCGACCTTTCCAACTCCATCGACGAACCCAATTCGAGGCTGGATTGCGATTTCCTTCGTGGGATTGCTGACGGTTTCGGCAACGGCACAAACCGCCGATGCGGCCCAGAAATTTCCGTATGCGGCTGTCGTGCGGGTCGAGGGGGCTTACGTCCGGAGCGGTCCTGGGAAATCGTATTATCCCACGGAACGGCTAGCCCGCGGTGTCAAGGTGACGATTCATCGTCACGACCCCGGCGGTTGGTTCATGGTGGCTCCTCCAACGGGCAGCTTCAGTTGGATTCGAGCCGAATACGTCCGCCAGACCGGACCGAAGAAAGGCCAAGTCACTGCGGACAACGTCGTCGTGCGGGTCGGCAGTAGTTTCGGTGACGAAACCCGCAACGTCGAACAAGTTCGACTCTCGAAGGGGGATGTCGTCGACATCATCGAGAAGAAAACCGTCGAATCCGAACAAGGTCCGTTGGCGTTGTTCAAGATTCAACCGCCCAAGGGTGAGTACCGATGGATTGCCGGTCAGGATGTATCGGCGGCGAATGAAATCGTCCGCAACGAGCAGGATCGCAATCCGTTTATGACGCCGTCCAATGCTCGCCGCGAACCGACTCAACCCACCGGACCCACCAATCCGAATCCGCAACCGGAACGGGTCGCCAATTCGCCGGATCGGTTGATGCCTCGAGATGCCAACGCGGGGCCGGCGCCCGTTGGTGAACCATTCCAAACGGAAACGCTCGACAGTCCCGAGGACGGAATCCGCCGTAACGGACCCGATCTGCAAGAAAAGTTGGCTCAGAAAGCGGAGCTGCAACGACTCGATGACGAATTCCGAAACATGGTCGACCGCCCCACGAAAGATTGGCAGTTCGATCAGCTCACCGAAAGTTATCGGCAACTGAAAAAACACGCGGTCATGCCCGCGATTGCCAGCCAAATCGAATTGCGATTCGAGGCGTTGGAACGGTATGAGGAAATCAAATCCGAATACGATAACCTGATGAAACTCACCAGCGAGACCCGCAAACGAGACGCGGAGTTGCTTTCGCTCCAGAAGAAGAACGGCGGTGAGAAACCGCTCAGCGAAACCCTGCCGACGCTCGAAATGAAACCGGAGGCACCGGCTGAATCGTCGGAATCTCGGGATCCGTTTGCACAACCGCCATCAAACCCGGCCCCGCCGAGCCCCGCATCATCGCAAGGCACTCCGAAGGACAAAACGCCGGATGCCCAGGGTTGGATGCCGAGTGGATCAGCCGACGAAAAGGCCGATCGACCAACGCCACCCCCATCACCGCAACCGAGCCGACCGGTGCCGAATCCCGCGCCAGGGCCGAATCCGAATCCGGTTCCGAACCCAGGACCGACCGACGCTCCACAATTCGACGGTGCCGGCATTGTGCAGCGAACACCAGCGGTGCTGCAAAACTTCCCACGACACGTATTGATCACACCGAAAGGCCGCGTGTTGGCATATCTTCAAGCAACGCCGGGGATGAATCTCGATCGCTTCGTCGGCCACGCGTACGGTTTACACGGCAAACGATTCTACCGTGATGACCTGCGAACCGACCTCATCATCGTGGAGAAACTCACCCCAGTCCGGTTGGCACCGTGA
- a CDS encoding Ldh family oxidoreductase: protein MSFAVAGLRQFVIDVLDKKSVFERDAAIVADCWVAADLAGTPELGTRLLPDAVEAINTASIDPRAQILTLTETPAVALLDGSTGLGPVAATRAIELAIEKAKQVGTGTVVVKNSRPVGNLSVYARKLADAGLIGQIITAGGPAKHALTDGSKPIASAGRVARSLPISDGSPLIVRDMLAPPHTGLAFVLDMLTGPLSGRKPPILKKRDPQIEGDEHFVYAIDPEQLIGRETFDKRMVMVMQELEDADREHLQPAESTAETIELTAEHQAELEAVGKTVGVPVPWES, encoded by the coding sequence ATGTCCTTTGCAGTTGCGGGTTTGCGGCAGTTTGTGATCGATGTTCTGGACAAGAAAAGTGTCTTCGAACGGGATGCGGCCATCGTCGCGGATTGTTGGGTGGCGGCCGATTTGGCGGGAACTCCGGAACTGGGCACGCGGTTGCTGCCAGACGCGGTCGAGGCCATTAACACCGCCAGCATCGATCCGCGAGCGCAGATCCTCACACTGACTGAGACACCCGCCGTCGCACTCCTCGATGGCAGCACCGGACTTGGCCCCGTCGCGGCTACACGGGCAATCGAATTGGCCATCGAGAAAGCCAAGCAGGTCGGCACTGGCACCGTCGTGGTGAAGAACAGCCGACCGGTCGGGAATCTAAGTGTGTATGCCCGCAAGTTAGCCGACGCGGGTTTGATCGGTCAGATCATCACGGCCGGTGGACCAGCGAAACATGCGTTGACGGACGGTTCCAAACCCATTGCCTCCGCCGGGAGAGTCGCCCGCAGTTTGCCAATCTCCGACGGTTCACCGCTCATCGTACGGGACATGCTGGCTCCGCCGCACACCGGTTTGGCCTTCGTTTTGGACATGCTGACCGGCCCACTCAGCGGCCGCAAACCGCCCATTTTGAAGAAACGCGACCCCCAAATTGAAGGCGACGAGCACTTCGTCTACGCTATCGACCCCGAGCAACTCATCGGCCGCGAAACCTTCGACAAACGCATGGTTATGGTGATGCAAGAACTCGAAGACGCCGACCGCGAGCATCTCCAACCCGCCGAATCCACAGCCGAAACGATCGAACTGACAGCCGAACACCAAGCAGAATTGGAAGCCGTCGGAAAGACCGTCGGCGTCCCAGTGCCATGGGAGTCGTGA
- a CDS encoding SDR family NAD(P)-dependent oxidoreductase: protein MRDWQGRVAIVTGASGGIGVYVARVLVERGANVVLVARSADKLATVATELSKLTDSKSRVLVVPTDVTSLPDLERLVSRTHVEFGQIDVLVNNAGIDGYCPFEKISHERISSIVDVNLTSAMHLTRLVIPHMLKQGGGHVVNMSSTAGQVGPAFGAAYGVTKAGLIAFTESLRAEYADRWISASVICPGFTNDGGIYEEMKRRTGRGTPATVGYTTAKAVAKAVIKAIEQDKPELIVNTPPMRPIFVLKAIWPTLGNWIVRQASRRFLKKIASQPEPSDSSVKAA, encoded by the coding sequence ATGCGAGACTGGCAGGGACGGGTAGCGATTGTGACCGGGGCATCCGGGGGCATCGGTGTGTATGTTGCTCGGGTGTTAGTGGAGCGTGGAGCGAACGTGGTTTTGGTGGCCCGGTCGGCGGACAAGTTGGCGACCGTCGCCACGGAGTTGTCGAAGCTGACCGACTCGAAAAGTCGGGTGCTCGTTGTGCCGACGGATGTGACCTCGCTGCCGGACTTAGAACGTCTCGTCTCCCGCACACATGTCGAATTCGGGCAAATTGATGTGCTGGTCAACAATGCGGGCATTGACGGCTACTGCCCGTTTGAGAAGATCTCGCATGAGCGAATTTCGAGCATCGTTGACGTGAATCTGACCTCCGCGATGCACCTCACGCGGCTTGTCATTCCGCATATGTTGAAGCAAGGCGGCGGACATGTGGTGAATATGTCGTCGACGGCGGGTCAGGTCGGACCGGCGTTCGGAGCAGCTTACGGGGTGACGAAAGCCGGGCTGATCGCGTTCACGGAATCGCTGCGGGCAGAGTACGCGGATCGTTGGATCAGTGCCTCGGTCATCTGCCCCGGCTTCACGAATGACGGTGGCATTTATGAGGAAATGAAACGTCGCACCGGTCGCGGCACACCGGCGACAGTCGGTTACACGACTGCCAAAGCCGTTGCGAAAGCCGTCATCAAAGCCATCGAACAAGACAAACCCGAACTCATCGTCAACACGCCGCCCATGCGACCGATCTTCGTGCTCAAAGCAATATGGCCCACATTGGGGAATTGGATCGTTCGCCAAGCGTCGCGTCGGTTCCTCAAAAAAATCGCGAGCCAACCGGAACCGAGTGATTCCTCAGTGAAAGCGGCTTAA